In Setaria viridis chromosome 5, Setaria_viridis_v4.0, whole genome shotgun sequence, the genomic stretch aacATTGTAGTGCGTGATTTCTCGAAATGGACGGTGAGCACACTGCACTGCACCGTGCACAAGTATGTCGCTGCCGGGAGTAAACAATTTCCAGGTGCGGcagagagccgagcagcagcagccagctgcaaagcagccagccgaacgagctGGTGCAGCCAacggaggatttttttttccctccgtTGAACTCAGTTCCCCTATCCATCCGGTATCCCCTCGGTACGTGTAGACGAGAAAGTCCATTTCACGCGCTCACGTAAAAAGCAGGGATTCGTCTGCACTCTAGAACTGAAAAAGGTGTATGGTTCACAGTTTCTGGAATCGGGAATTTGAGGTGGAAGGAGACGTGCTCGGCATCCTTTCAGGACCATGGTAATGAGAGCGACACGGGGCCCGGGGCATTCTTCTGGACCATGGCAATGCGACTATGAGTGCTGTTATCGGAACCATACCCAAGTATCGTCGCCCATAGATAGCTGCAAATGCGCCTACCCTGACGAATCCTCAGGCGAAACGAGCGTCACAGTCGCTGCCACCTGTTTTGTTCTTAGCAACTGTCCGAAGACTCAGCACCCAGCGTCACATTCAGGCTGAGCATCAGCACTGTACGGATCAAATGCAAAGAAACAGATCAGTCACTGAGGAACTTCTTCAGAACCTAAGAGACCAAGGTTCAAAAGGCGAAAAAAAAAGGCAGCCATCAGTTATCAGGTCAACAAAACGTCAAAATGACTCCAAAGTTTTACGGACTATACAAATTCAGCGGAGACAGCTTGGCTATGCTCGTTCCTCAGTATAGGAAAAGCAAACAAACATGATCCCTACAGCAAGGAGATCAGAGCTGTCACGGCTTTTCTTTTCCCCCTAATCTCTAGCATTAGCAGAAAAAAAGAATATGAGATGGCACTGTCATCACCATTGCCATTGGCTACTATTTTGCTTATAGATGTCCAAGAGAAGTTAGCGTAGAACAGAAGAGTTACACATCTGCACCTTGCAAGTCATGAGGCACAGCTGATCAGCCATATAGGCTTCCtcactttgagtgaaacttccGGCTGACTGACTCATAGCTAGGTACATGAACAACTGCAAGGAAGACATTCAAGCAAATCACAACTCCACAGGTACAACAATCTTTCCGAGAAAGGGGGAAGGGAGAAAAGCGATGTGGGTGTTACAACGTACCATCGCCCATCGATGCCATTGTAAGGGGTGAAGAAATGATCTTCTTGGCGGTTGAAGAAATGTCATCCAAAGTGATTTCTTCAAGATATTTCAAGAAACTCTCAATAGGTTTGCTGCAATACCAACATAGGCAAATCGCATTCACAACCATGGAAAGAGAGAAAGGAGAAGCAAACATGGATCCCACCTGAACCATTGAGTCAAACAAGCAGCACAGTCCCAATGTAGCTCAACTCAACTAGACTTATCTTAAAACCCAAGGCCTAAGTCCACAAGAATAACCCTACCCAACCCATTTTAGTTCtactgccaagtgccaacccTGGACTTGGTTCACCAGGCCTCTTCATACACAGAGACAGACATGAAAGTTCCTTGCTTAACTGTTCATGTACAGACTACAGAGCCCATGGACAAAGCCCAGTCCTGCACCATTAAAGATGCAACTGAACCTGAACAACCCAAGATCAGCGCTCCAGATGAATTTCCATTTCAGCCAGGGCCTAATCCACACACCACAGGTTACCAAGCAAGCctgtttggttttttttttatagGAGCATGTTTGGGTATTGTTTATAGGAACAGTCACAAATTCTGAAAGCCTAAAGTCAAAAAGGGTCCAATACGATTTCCATAGCATTATTGCCAGGTTTGGTCAATGGGGCTGATACGATTTTCCACATTGTAAACTATACTAATAGTCTAATACATGGCTAGTGTGTGTGGAAGTTTAAGAATGGGATGCAATTAATCACTGATTGATCAATGCTCGTATAATTATACCTTTCCCCAAAAGTCAAAATCTGCTTACCAAGTTCCTCAGATGCTAGAGCCTGCAATGAAGAAACGAAAATGGTAATGCTTTCATACAAAACAAAAGATAAGTACAAAGGATCCAACTAGGGTCTAGGGGTTATGAATGCGCACTCTTGACTCCAAGATCATCAATACTGCAGACTTGGTCGCATGTTTAGCTCAATCAAGCTCTTCTTGTGTAACTAGGTAAAAATACAGCAATGAGAAAATATCATCAATACGGCTAATCTACACAAAGATCCACCATAAATCTCAAGATGTCAAACAAGAAACCTTTTCCAGGAGTAGCAACTTCAAGGAGTTCTCCCGCTACCAAATCCACAACCTTTGACACAAAATCAGGGCTCCGATTGAATTATTGCAAGTCACCAGGCTATGTCAGATTCAATTGTATAACAAGGAGTAAGTTCACAACGACATAACGTACAGGAGACAACAATAAAGGCTACCATTTATTTGATAATACAATGATAGAAAAAAGAGCATGCTGAATCTCTGCAAGTATGTAGACAATCTTGACATGTTCTTTACATAacatcttccaagccaaggtAGAGATAATGGGGAAGGCCAGAGGGGGAAATGGTGAACACAATTTTGGACAAAATACAGAGATGTGGGATGGGTCACAAAATCAACTTGTTTGATAAATATAGGGCAGTTGAGATGTCTCTTCGGCATTTACTCTGAATAGAGAATCCAGTCGGATGGTATCTGACACAAGGTCACAATCCTGTTGGATGTATCCTGGGAAATTATTGGCCACCTCTCTACCATTTGTTATTGCAATCAAGAACATGGAACATTCCCATGGTGCTTTGGTTTACTTCTGCCCTCTATAATGGCCAGAAAAACCACTAGCTACTAGCCTACTAGAACTTATTCACACATTCACCTAGTCTTTCACATGCTTTCTTTGCTTAAGACTGAATAAAGCTAAGTCAAAAAGTGAACGTGCACACACATCAACTAAGCACAAAGGTCAAATGTTACACAATAAACATATTGGAAACTAAAGAGTGCAGGATATTTCCAAGACAGACAAGAGAAGCGTCAAGTGCTATCTTCCTGGGTTTCATGAGAACACAATATAAGAGGCTTACAGTTATTGCTTGAATGCCAAAAAGACCAGAACGATCATAGATACTGTTGAACGCGGAGAAGAACTCGATCTGTTGGTAGTTGGTTAGGATCCGAAGATCTGTGCGTTAAACATTGTGTTTAAATACTAAATAACTTCAAAAGTTATTGACTCGTTAACAGGGATGAAAAACTGCAAAGATACATACATAGTCGGGAATAAATTCCATTCCCAAGACCGCCAGAAGAGCAAAAACATCCTCCACCCATGAGCATCTGCAAAAAAATTCTCAGAACTTAACATCTAGTACAAGTGTGCCAACCACTAATAAATGTCTAAACTATAGAGTGtctccaagaaaaagaaaatccaaTATGGAGCTCCAAGAAACCTGAATGTTTGTCAATAGTACCTTAAGGATCGTCGCAATGATAGCTGTTTTCTCCTCATAAAACCCACCTGGCACTTCAAAAGCGAGAGCTACATGTGTTTTCTGTTCCAAAAAAATAAGCTATGAGTACAGAAATAAACCAAATGCATCATGTATAACCCGTAAGCACCAGGTAGCAACAAGAACTCACTGCAGAGTCTGCTTGACAACGATAATCTCCACCTACATAGACCGATTTTGGGTCTTCCGGAGGCTTCACACCAGGGAGGTCTGACAGAAGTGGCTCAGCAATTGATACTAACTCATCATGTTCAACTCCTGTTGCCACAAGGACCATCCTTGGAGCAATATAGTTTTCCTGGATCCCTCAACATATGCAATGGTCAAAGCAAAACCTCCATAACAGTAATACTTTGAATGAAAATTGGTGAGCCTTACATAAATGAATTTCTCGAGGATACTACTGTCCAACCTATGTACGGCTGATACTGGAGCCACCAGAGGCTTTGCCAGTGCCCTAGAATAGCCAGCTGAATGGAGTGCCTCTAAAAGTAAGTACTGGGGATTATCAGAAACTTCAGCTATGTCGGCTTGCATCTTCTGCAGCTGTAGCAGCAACAAGACATCATTAACACCCTGTCAAGGAAAGCATGAAGTGGTTTCCTTCAAATAACAAAATACCTGCTCTTTAACCTCCCAATCAAAAAATGCTGGGTTCCTCACACTATCAATGAGCACTTCAACCATCTCAGGTACATAAGCCTTGAATGCATCATAGGTATAGCACATTTGCTCACGAGAGGCTGACATATAAACATTCCCTCCAATGGCATCTACTTCACGAACTAGCCGTAAATGACTCCTATTTGTGGTGCTCTTGAAGGCCATTAGATCCAACAGATGTGTTGCTCCAGACGACTCAGGTGTTTCATATATAGAACCACAGTTAATGTACAGTCCCACTGATGCAGCTGGGCTCTGCAGTAAAATCCTAACAGAAGTTACTTTCTCGCAGATGGAGGCGAAGACATATATGAATGAAACATCTAAAACGATGCAGTGTTGTTCAAGTAAATACCGGTGATGTTTCGGACGCAATTTTGATGCCGTTTGGAAGACTGGTGATTTTTATCTTAGCTGGCTCTACATAGTCTGGAAGTGGTGGAGGAAGGGTAATGCCACGGAGAGGCACATCGAGAGGAGGAAGCTGGCTCGACTTCCCCCCAAATGAACCTCCTGAAGACTGCTTAATAACACTTGTACTAGCAAACCTACTAGAACCATGTCTCTGCGAATACATAAGCAAAAAATATGTCCACagtaatgatgaaaaatgaaaCAAAGCAGATTTGTGTGTCGGCAGACACACCGGGTAACATCAGCCGAAAGCTATGGCAAATGC encodes the following:
- the LOC117857631 gene encoding mitochondrial-processing peptidase subunit alpha isoform X1, with product MYRVTGSHLVASLKRHGSSRFASTSVIKQSSGGSFGGKSSQLPPLDVPLRGITLPPPLPDYVEPAKIKITSLPNGIKIASETSPSPAASVGLYINCGSIYETPESSGATHLLDLMAFKSTTNRSHLRLVREVDAIGGNVYMSASREQMCYTYDAFKAYVPEMVEVLIDSVRNPAFFDWEVKEQLQKMQADIAEVSDNPQYLLLEALHSAGYSRALAKPLVAPVSAVHRLDSSILEKFIYENYIAPRMVLVATGVEHDELVSIAEPLLSDLPGVKPPEDPKSVYVGGDYRCQADSAKTHVALAFEVPGGFYEEKTAIIATILKMLMGGGCFCSSGGLGNGIYSRLYLRILTNYQQIEFFSAFNSIYDRSGLFGIQAITVSLLYCVLMKPRKIALDASLVCLGNILHSLVSNMFIV
- the LOC117857631 gene encoding mitochondrial-processing peptidase subunit alpha isoform X3, giving the protein MYRVTGSHLVASLKRHGSSRFASTSVIKQSSGGSFGGKSSQLPPLDVPLRGITLPPPLPDYVEPAKIKITSLPNGIKIASETSPSPAASVGLYINCGSIYETPESSGATHLLDLMAFKSTTNRSHLRLVREVDAIGGNVYMSASREQMCYTYDAFKAYVPEMVEVLIDSVRNPAFFDWEVKEQLQKMQADIAEVSDNPQYLLLEALHSAGYSRALAKPLVAPVSAVHRLDSSILEKFIYENYIAPRMVLVATGVEHDELVSIAEPLLSDLPGVKPPEDPKSVYVGGDYRCQADSAKTHVALAFEVPGGFYEEKTAIIATILKMLMGGGCFCSSGGLGNGIYSRLYLRILTNYQQIEFFSAFNSIYDRSGLFGIQAITPGDLQ
- the LOC117857631 gene encoding mitochondrial-processing peptidase subunit alpha isoform X2 → MYRVTGSHLVASLKRHGSSRFASTSVIKQSSGGSFGGKSSQLPPLDVPLRGITLPPPLPDYVEPAKIKITSLPNGIKIASETSPSPAASVGLYINCGSIYETPESSGATHLLDLMAFKSTTNRSHLRLVREVDAIGGNVYMSASREQMCYTYDAFKAYVPEMVEVLIDSVRNPAFFDWEVKEQLQKMQADIAEVSDNPQYLLLEALHSAGYSRALAKPLVAPVSAVHRLDSSILEKFIYENYIAPRMVLVATGVEHDELVSIAEPLLSDLPGVKPPEDPKSVYVGGDYRCQADSAKTHVALAFEVPGGFYEEKTAIIATILKMLMGGGCFCSSGGLGNGIYSRLYLRILTNYQQIEFFSAFNSIYDRSGLFGIQAITVVDLVAGELLEVATPGKVTQEELD